In one Bacillus thuringiensis genomic region, the following are encoded:
- a CDS encoding UDP-glucose dehydrogenase family protein encodes MKITIVGTGYVGLITGVGLAKLGHSVTCFDIDDEKIERIKQGDLPIYEVRLHELINHAYENNALTFTSNKEEAFEDVEFIFIAVGTPPLLDGTADLTYIQSACNDIGVYATNDIIVVTKSTVPVGTNDVMKGWIEEELKGRYTLHIVSNPEFLREGSGIYDFFHGDRIVIGADSEEVARRVESLYSELRLETYVTDIKSAEMIKYASNAFLATKISFINEISNICEKVGANVLDVAKGMGMDKRIGASFLNAGIGYGGSCFPKDTKALVQIAGNVAHDFRLLKAVIEVNNKQQLLLIEKAKKVMNMNKKRIAVLGASFKPNTDDIREAPSLIIIEALINIGAYIVLYDPKAIQYVKNIFGDAIQYSNCIDESIRDASAVFIVTEWEDIQTYPLEKYVQLMREPILFDGRNCYTDEDVKKQKIDYYSVGRKSICNRKVSVIR; translated from the coding sequence ATGAAAATTACGATAGTAGGTACTGGATATGTTGGATTGATTACAGGAGTAGGATTGGCAAAGTTGGGGCATTCAGTTACATGTTTTGATATAGATGATGAGAAAATTGAACGGATAAAACAAGGGGATTTACCTATTTATGAGGTTAGATTACATGAATTAATAAATCATGCATATGAGAATAATGCTTTAACTTTCACATCAAATAAAGAAGAGGCGTTTGAGGATGTAGAGTTTATATTTATTGCAGTTGGAACACCACCTTTATTAGATGGGACGGCGGATTTAACGTATATTCAGAGTGCTTGTAATGATATTGGAGTATATGCGACGAACGATATTATTGTTGTTACGAAAAGTACAGTTCCAGTAGGTACAAATGATGTAATGAAAGGATGGATTGAGGAGGAGTTAAAGGGGAGATATACATTACATATCGTATCGAATCCAGAGTTTTTGCGTGAAGGTTCAGGTATTTATGATTTCTTTCATGGAGATCGTATTGTAATTGGAGCAGATAGTGAGGAAGTAGCAAGAAGAGTAGAGAGTTTGTATAGCGAATTACGCTTAGAAACGTATGTTACAGATATTAAAAGTGCAGAGATGATTAAATACGCGTCGAATGCCTTTTTAGCTACAAAGATTAGTTTCATTAATGAAATTTCAAATATATGTGAGAAGGTAGGCGCAAATGTACTGGATGTTGCTAAAGGGATGGGAATGGATAAGAGAATTGGTGCATCTTTTTTAAATGCGGGTATTGGATACGGGGGATCATGTTTTCCAAAAGATACGAAAGCGCTGGTGCAAATTGCGGGAAATGTTGCTCATGATTTTCGTTTGTTAAAAGCGGTTATTGAAGTAAATAATAAGCAACAACTGCTATTGATTGAAAAAGCGAAAAAAGTCATGAACATGAATAAAAAGCGGATTGCAGTTCTTGGCGCATCCTTTAAACCAAATACGGATGATATTAGAGAGGCACCATCTCTCATTATAATAGAAGCATTAATTAATATAGGTGCATATATTGTTCTTTACGACCCAAAAGCAATTCAATATGTGAAAAATATATTTGGAGATGCTATACAATATAGCAATTGTATAGATGAATCGATTAGAGATGCGAGTGCGGTTTTTATCGTAACAGAATGGGAAGATATTCAAACTTATCCGTTAGAAAAGTACGTACAACTTATGAGGGAGCCTATTTTATTTGATGGGAGAAATTGTTATACTGATGAAGATGTTAAGAAACAAAAGATAGATTATTACTCGGTGGGAAGAAAAAGTATTTGTAATAGAAAAGTTTCTGTTATACGTTAA
- a CDS encoding glycosyltransferase family 4 protein, whose translation MDSQVIYAILASFITVLVVTPLVIKLAFKIGATDKPNARKVHQKIMPRLGGLAIFIGVAVGFVVGGLYEQRMLSITLGAIIIVIIGILDDMYELSARVKFGGQLLVAIMIVKSGLLVQVLYIPFLGDTELGWLAYPITVFWLVGITNAINLIDGLDGLSAGISSIVLATLAYMAFTSPWGTGTAIILPLALIILASTIGFLFYNFHPAKIFMGDTGALFLGYCISVISLLGLYKSVTLFSFIVPIIILGVPIFDTIFAIIRRIVNKKPISAPDKSHLHHRLLAMGFSHRKTVLIIYAFGIFFSVNAIIFTSATLWLSIILLFALIFFTEIIAEIIGLVHERYKPIISFYKKVKKRED comes from the coding sequence ATGGACTCACAAGTGATTTATGCCATTTTGGCATCTTTCATCACTGTACTCGTCGTTACTCCTTTAGTTATTAAATTAGCTTTTAAAATAGGAGCGACAGATAAGCCAAACGCACGTAAAGTGCACCAAAAGATTATGCCTCGTCTTGGCGGGTTAGCAATCTTTATCGGTGTAGCTGTAGGATTTGTTGTTGGCGGCTTATATGAGCAAAGAATGTTATCGATAACGCTAGGTGCGATTATCATTGTAATCATCGGAATTTTAGATGATATGTACGAGTTATCTGCGAGAGTAAAATTCGGTGGACAACTGTTAGTTGCCATTATGATTGTAAAAAGTGGATTATTAGTGCAAGTATTATATATCCCATTCCTTGGGGATACTGAACTTGGATGGCTTGCTTATCCAATTACAGTATTTTGGCTTGTAGGTATTACGAATGCAATCAACTTAATTGACGGCTTAGATGGATTATCTGCGGGGATTTCATCTATCGTACTTGCAACGCTAGCATATATGGCCTTCACTAGTCCATGGGGTACTGGAACAGCTATTATATTGCCACTTGCATTAATTATATTAGCAAGTACAATTGGATTTTTATTCTACAACTTCCATCCAGCAAAAATTTTCATGGGAGATACAGGAGCACTATTTTTAGGATACTGTATTTCTGTTATATCGTTACTTGGATTATACAAAAGTGTAACGTTATTCAGTTTTATCGTTCCAATTATCATTTTAGGTGTACCTATATTTGATACGATATTTGCAATCATCCGTCGTATCGTAAATAAAAAACCTATTTCAGCACCAGATAAATCGCATTTACATCACCGCTTACTTGCAATGGGATTCTCTCATCGCAAAACGGTACTAATTATATACGCATTCGGTATTTTCTTTAGTGTAAATGCCATTATTTTCACTAGTGCAACATTATGGTTATCCATTATTCTTCTTTTCGCTTTGATTTTCTTCACAGAAATCATTGCTGAAATAATCGGGCTTGTACATGAACGCTACAAACCAATTATTT